One Methylosinus sp. LW4 genomic region harbors:
- a CDS encoding GlsB/YeaQ/YmgE family stress response membrane protein yields MDAAIAFLGKLDAGFLPLVVIGAFGGWLVGALLRSSDQLFSDMAIGVAGAWLGAQFAEFCGLVLDDSIGHFLAGMLGSIIGVSLWARVDGATPLRPGERPRH; encoded by the coding sequence ATGGACGCTGCGATCGCCTTTCTCGGAAAGCTCGACGCGGGCTTTCTTCCCCTCGTCGTCATCGGCGCATTCGGCGGCTGGCTCGTCGGCGCGCTGCTGCGAAGCTCCGATCAGCTCTTCTCCGATATGGCGATCGGCGTCGCCGGCGCTTGGCTCGGCGCGCAATTCGCCGAATTCTGCGGGCTCGTTCTCGACGACTCGATCGGCCATTTCCTCGCCGGCATGCTCGGGTCCATAATCGGCGTCTCGCTCTGGGCGCGAGTCGACGGCGCGACTCCTCTTCGGCCGGGCGAAAGGCCGAGACATTAG
- the lipA gene encoding lipoyl synthase → MTVLLDLLNDDPRKRDAAALRHPEKAHRPDTPLARKPDWIRVKAPGSAAWRETGAILRGGGLSTVCQEASCPNIGECWEQKHATFLVMGAVCTRACAFCNVATGLPAALDPTEPERVAEATAKLGLAHVVVTSVDRDDLDDGGAGHIAQTIRAIRAACPTTTIEVLTPDFLRKEGALEKVVAARPDVFNHNLETVPSLYVTVRPGARYFHSLRLLQRVKELDPAIFTKSGLMVGLGETRNEILQVMDDLRVADVDFLTIGQYLQPTRKHHEVARFVTPQEFEALSTIAYAKGFSMVSASPLTRSSHHAGADFERLREKRLGASR, encoded by the coding sequence ATGACCGTCCTCCTCGATCTCCTCAACGATGACCCGCGCAAGCGCGATGCGGCCGCGCTCCGCCACCCGGAAAAGGCGCATCGGCCGGACACGCCGCTCGCGCGCAAGCCGGACTGGATCCGCGTCAAGGCGCCGGGCTCTGCGGCCTGGCGCGAGACCGGCGCGATCCTGCGCGGCGGCGGACTCTCCACCGTCTGCCAGGAGGCCTCCTGCCCGAATATCGGCGAATGCTGGGAGCAGAAGCACGCGACCTTCCTCGTCATGGGGGCGGTGTGCACGCGCGCCTGCGCCTTCTGCAATGTGGCCACCGGCCTGCCGGCGGCGCTCGACCCCACCGAGCCGGAGCGCGTGGCGGAAGCGACGGCCAAGCTCGGCCTCGCCCATGTGGTGGTCACCTCGGTCGATCGCGACGATCTCGACGACGGCGGGGCGGGACATATCGCGCAGACGATCCGCGCCATACGCGCCGCCTGTCCGACGACGACGATCGAGGTGCTGACGCCAGATTTTCTGCGCAAGGAGGGCGCGCTCGAGAAAGTCGTCGCGGCGCGGCCGGATGTGTTCAACCATAATCTCGAGACCGTGCCGTCCCTCTATGTGACGGTGCGGCCGGGCGCGCGCTATTTCCATTCGCTGCGGCTGCTGCAGCGGGTCAAGGAGCTCGACCCCGCCATCTTCACCAAATCCGGCCTGATGGTCGGGCTCGGCGAGACGCGCAACGAGATTCTCCAGGTGATGGACGATCTGCGCGTGGCCGATGTAGACTTCCTCACCATCGGCCAATATCTGCAGCCGACCCGCAAGCATCACGAGGTCGCGCGCTTCGTGACGCCGCAGGAGTTCGAGGCGCTTTCCACCATCGCCTACGCCAAGGGTTTCTCCATGGTCTCCGCCTCGCCGCTCACCCGCTCCTCGCACCATGCGGGCGCGGATTTCGAGCGGCTGCGGGAGAAGCGGCTCGGCGCGTCTCGATGA
- a CDS encoding DUF488 domain-containing protein has product MFKIKRAYEPASAEDGKRILVDHLWPRGLSKAKAALDEWDRLVAPSDALRRWYAHSPQRWREFKTRYARELRETCPQELKRLRALGRGNMVTLVFSSREPAMNNAAALKEIIETRRAASPAAARNPRPHGARSG; this is encoded by the coding sequence ATGTTCAAGATCAAGCGCGCCTATGAGCCGGCGAGCGCCGAGGACGGCAAGCGCATCCTCGTCGATCACCTGTGGCCGCGCGGCCTCTCCAAAGCGAAGGCCGCGCTCGACGAATGGGATCGCCTCGTCGCGCCGAGCGACGCTCTGCGCCGCTGGTACGCCCATTCGCCCCAACGCTGGCGGGAGTTCAAGACACGCTACGCCCGCGAGCTGCGCGAAACCTGCCCGCAGGAGCTGAAGCGCCTGCGCGCGCTCGGCCGCGGCAATATGGTGACGCTGGTTTTCTCCTCGCGCGAGCCGGCGATGAACAATGCCGCCGCGCTGAAGGAGATCATCGAGACGCGCCGAGCCGCTTCTCCCGCAGCCGCTCGAAATCCGCGCCCGCATGGTGCGAGGAGCGGGTGA
- a CDS encoding CinA family protein, producing the protein MPTPDLPRLAEHLLDLCRAQSLRIATAESCTGGLVAGAITDIAGSSDAFDRGFVTYSNAAKEEMLGVPHDILERYGAVSAETARAMASGAVERSFADIAVSITGIAGPGGGSAEKPVGLVHFACLRKGFGVEHVERRFGPETREAIRRAAVVQALELMIEAAQRRP; encoded by the coding sequence ATGCCCACTCCCGACCTGCCCCGCCTCGCCGAACATCTGCTCGACCTCTGCCGCGCGCAGTCTCTGCGCATCGCAACGGCCGAATCCTGCACCGGTGGGCTCGTCGCCGGGGCGATCACCGATATCGCCGGCTCCTCGGACGCCTTCGATCGCGGCTTCGTCACCTATTCCAACGCCGCCAAGGAGGAGATGCTCGGCGTCCCTCACGACATTCTCGAGCGCTATGGCGCCGTCAGCGCCGAGACGGCGCGGGCCATGGCGAGCGGCGCCGTCGAGCGCTCCTTCGCCGATATCGCCGTTTCGATCACGGGCATAGCCGGCCCCGGCGGCGGCAGCGCGGAGAAGCCCGTGGGCCTCGTCCATTTCGCCTGCCTGCGAAAAGGCTTCGGCGTGGAGCATGTCGAGCGCCGCTTCGGCCCCGAGACGCGCGAGGCGATCCGGCGGGCCGCGGTCGTTCAAGCGCTGGAGCTGATGATAGAAGCCGCTCAGCGGCGGCCATAG
- a CDS encoding type II toxin-antitoxin system RatA family toxin, whose amino-acid sequence MKSFRNRRRVNFRADDMFALVKDVESYPKFVPLCEALRVRRRSTTEEGVEVILAEMQVGFKAVCERFTSRVTCDPNKREILVEYVDGPFKKLENRWTFADEPAGPDGGARSVVDFYINYEFRSRTLGLVMGAMFDSAFHKYSDAFVKRAGEVYGRR is encoded by the coding sequence ATGAAGAGCTTCCGCAACCGCCGCCGCGTGAACTTCCGCGCCGACGACATGTTCGCTTTGGTCAAGGATGTCGAATCCTATCCCAAATTCGTGCCGCTCTGCGAGGCGCTGCGCGTGCGCCGCCGCAGCACGACGGAGGAGGGGGTGGAGGTCATCCTCGCGGAGATGCAGGTGGGCTTCAAGGCGGTGTGCGAGCGCTTCACCAGCCGCGTGACCTGCGATCCGAACAAGCGCGAGATCCTCGTCGAATATGTCGATGGCCCGTTCAAGAAGCTCGAAAATCGCTGGACCTTCGCCGACGAGCCGGCCGGGCCGGATGGCGGCGCTCGCTCGGTCGTCGATTTCTACATCAATTACGAGTTCCGCAGCCGCACGCTCGGGCTGGTGATGGGGGCGATGTTCGACTCCGCCTTCCACAAATATTCGGACGCTTTCGTCAAGCGCGCCGGCGAGGTCTATGGCCGCCGCTGA